AGAAGACGGTAGAGGGGTCAGCACGCGTATCGCTTCTGAATATGACGTGTTTGAGCCGCAGAGGACCACCGTCAGGATCGGTCGAAACAGGCACCGTGTTTGCCCGGGAGCGCATGGTCAAGACAACGCCAAGCGAGGGCGGCAGTCAGTGCGGGGGGGGTCGCCTTCCTTTGTACCTCTACTGCGGCAGGACGGTGTCCAGGGTGATCTGCCGGCCGGTGCCGGCCAGGAGACTTACCGCCCGTGCGGTTCCGACGGCGAGGCGAGCGATCTGCCTGATTTCAGGAAGTATCACATCCTGCTCGGGCAGGGGGAAAGTGGCGAGAACGAGGGCCAGATAGCTCAGGCAGGTCATGGTCAGCAGGAAACCCAGCAGGCCTCCGCCCAGCCGATTGATGAACGGCGGCAAGGCGAGCTCAGGCTCATCGAGGCAGCCTTGGGCCAGTTTGCGCTGCAGCGCGTACATGAGCACGGCGACGGTGAGCAGGCACGGACCGTAGAGAAAGCGGTTGTCCGTCGGAATGGACTGTCGCAAGGGGCCGGAAAAGCCGATCCCGGCCGCGACAGCCAGGACGACCATGACATAGCGGCTCAGCATGGCGTAGAGACCTATGTTCATGCTCCAGCAAGCGATGACGGTCGACAGTATGATCACGACAAGAAGAATCATCGAAACACCGTTACGCGAACAACCTCGGCCACGCTGGTCGTGCCGTTCAGCACCTTGGCGATGCCGTGCTGCCTGATCGTGGTCATGCCGGCGGTTCGTGCGACGCCGAAAAGGGCGTTCATCGTGGGCCGGGTAGCCAGTTGCTCTCCGAGGGCCGGCGACATTTCGAGCATCTCGAAAATGCCCTCGCGGCCGCTGTAGCCGGTTCCGTCACACGCCGGGCAGCCGACGGGCTCGTAGATGTTGCCCAGCGGGATACGTCGCTGGTCGGCCTCCCGCTTGAGACGAGTGGAAATCGAGGTTCGGGCCCGACATTTGGTGCAAAGCCTGCGAACCAGGCGTTGAGACATCAGGCAATTCACGGATGCGGAGATGGTATGCGGCTCGATGCCCAGTTCAATCAGACGGATGAGCCCGGTCACGGCGTCATTCGAATGGAGAGTCGAGAACACGAGATGTCCGGTTTCGGAGGCCTGGAGTGCTATCCTGGCGGTCTCGGCGTCGCGGATCTCGCCGACCATGATAACGTCGGGGGATTGTCTCAAGACGTGGCGAAGCTGGCTGGCAAAGGTAATGTCGGCCTTGGGGTTGATGGCCGTCTGGCTGGCGATGGGAAGCGCGTATTCGATGGGATCCTCGATGGTGATGATGTTGCGGCCGGTGTTGCCGAGTTCGTTGATGGCGGCGTAAAGGGTGGTGCTTTTGCCGCTGCCGGTGGGGCCGCAGATGAGGAGCATGCTGTGTGCCCGGTGGATCTGGCCGCGGAGCCGATCCATCTGCGTCTGGGAGAGGCCGAGCTGGTCAAGGCGAAACAGGCCGACGGCAGCGTCGAGAACGCGGATGACGATTTTCTCGCCGTACACGGTTCCCGCGGTGGCGACGCGGAGCTTGATCTCGCGATCGTTGTAGTAAGCCAGCAGTGAGCCGTCCTGTGCGCGGCGGCGTTCGGCGATATTCATGTCCGCCAGAATCTTAAAGCAGTTCAGCGTAGCCAGGGCCGTTTCGCGCTCGATCCGCTGGGGCTCGCGAAGGAGGCCGTCGACGCGATAGCGGAGCTCATAACTCTGATCGGGCTTGGGGTCCATGAGGATGTCGGATGCGCGCAAGTCAACGGCCCAGTCGATGATCTGCCGAGCCAAGGTCAGGGCCATCGGCTCGCTGCCGCGTCCTGATCCGCGGGACAGGCCGGCTGCCGCCGTCCCGTCGGCGCGCGCCAGCACGGTAATGACATCGTCCTCATACCTGCGGCCGACCCAGCCGCGCCGGACAAATGCCTGAATGTTTGAGGCAAGTTCCTTCCAACCCTCAGAGGTATGCAGCCGATGGTTTTTGCCCCACCAACCGAGCCAGGCAAACGGGCCGGTCAAGATGATGAGCAGGTTCAGGTAAGGTGCGGAGCGGTTTTGCGAGGTCAGCCGCTTGCTGAGGCCGGCGACGCAGTGCAGCCAGAGGTACATCAGGCCGACCAGCACGGTGAGCCAGAGCGGACTTATGAGGAAGGGGGGGTACTTCATGCCTTGCTCGTTGTCGGGCCGGCGGGTAGCCGGCTCATTGTGATTCGCCGCTTTCCTGGGACTCCACGAATAACTTGACGCTGCCTACCTGCACTTCGTCGTTCAGT
This DNA window, taken from Phycisphaerae bacterium, encodes the following:
- a CDS encoding GspE/PulE family protein, translated to MKYPPFLISPLWLTVLVGLMYLWLHCVAGLSKRLTSQNRSAPYLNLLIILTGPFAWLGWWGKNHRLHTSEGWKELASNIQAFVRRGWVGRRYEDDVITVLARADGTAAAGLSRGSGRGSEPMALTLARQIIDWAVDLRASDILMDPKPDQSYELRYRVDGLLREPQRIERETALATLNCFKILADMNIAERRRAQDGSLLAYYNDREIKLRVATAGTVYGEKIVIRVLDAAVGLFRLDQLGLSQTQMDRLRGQIHRAHSMLLICGPTGSGKSTTLYAAINELGNTGRNIITIEDPIEYALPIASQTAINPKADITFASQLRHVLRQSPDVIMVGEIRDAETARIALQASETGHLVFSTLHSNDAVTGLIRLIELGIEPHTISASVNCLMSQRLVRRLCTKCRARTSISTRLKREADQRRIPLGNIYEPVGCPACDGTGYSGREGIFEMLEMSPALGEQLATRPTMNALFGVARTAGMTTIRQHGIAKVLNGTTSVAEVVRVTVFR